ttaagaaatattttattgggagaatgataaaataataaatgttgttaacagctttttatatttcccatgaaagtggtgtcaaaatATTCCTATTatgctttattaacaattaccctAAAGGTATCCATTAGCATAACCCTTCTCATATaagtgatattaaaactttcttaaaataatccattaacaaatattttaaaagcatCCATTAAAcgaacctatatatatatatatatatatatatatatatatatatatatgtgtgtgtgtgtgtgtgtgtgtgtgtgtgtgtgttttggagaAACTaccaagaaaattatattttgattacaataaaaataaaaaatataaatgaacaaTGTTGGACCAAGGCACAATAATCTCACTCCCCCAccgagtgaatttaaggtcactactcccaagaatccactaatcaataatcaagcagttacaagtataaggaatcttaatTACCACTATCCTAGTCTATCTCGaaataccaatctacagttaaacccttaatctaatacccaattgaacttgatcttgtagtagccttctttcctttgttgcacaaatctccaatctatGACTAACCTTTTTGCACGAAtctcagtatgtgactaactccacagtAACCCTTTGATTATTGTAGTTAATTTGCAatagcttcacatagaaacgccaataagatcttcaatgttggtgctaAAGAATTTGCTTGGTTATAGAACTcaaaggcgtacaagaaacgTAGCAATAACTCTTTTTTCTGTAGGAGAagattagggtttcaaaaagaaaaccttatgaaactTTCTagagttagggttttttttttttttctccacctccttatttaaataggagcttaatggacCTTTTAAATAGACTCTCCCATTCCAATTaagtttacacaaaccttgggtttttCTAGTCCTATAAGGATTATGCAAACTCATAAACAAATAGCTTTTAGGAATCAAAATGTTGTAGGCTATATGAAAAATATCATAAGCTCGATaaatcgagaggtatcgagacaGGTATCAAGGTTTAATAAATATCGATAGATCAACAGGAATCGAGGAGGTATCAGGACCTATAGATTTAGCTTTTCTTGAGtagttcttgagtaatcttcatgtcttcaatgtaAACACTTATAAtaatcatcttgaacctacttgaatttacccaaatacaagtaaagtgcattttgtcataGGAtgtgccaattacataaaatatgaacCTAACAATGACTTAAGTAAACAATCACGCTTGGTGACAAAACAAGTAAGCTTTCATTGAAATATACGAAGGGAAAGCCCTGAACCTCCCACCACCTTTATTTCTACCAAGCttatttctataaaaatttgGATGGTTACATTACCTGATTCTGATTCAAATGAAACGTCAACACCTTATAAGAGAGAAAAGGATGACTAATTCTAATCTAATACTTCATATGATACCATGGACCTGTTATGTCCAAAGGCCAAATGGCAAATAATTCTGAAgtggttgaaaatttttgaatttgaatagatttctaataaaattatgcAGTAAATTTGGATGAGGATTAggatttaatttcaatttatatttaaatttaaataggaGTTGGATCCTATGTTTTAGGACTTGGTTGTGATGGAGCTTATCTCCATACTACTATTTATGTACGTAGGAATTATGGATGAagtaagcagaaaattaaccaaaaaatgtCTATTTCCTCTCTCAAGTTTAGGAGATTAGTCATCTCGAATTAACTATACTATCTTTCAATTATCTCAATTCACAACATTTGTTATTTAGAGCCAACCACCACCATCTTCCTCAgccacccaccaaaaaaaaaaaaaaaaaggcaaaacaacAACAGATCTACAAGCCCCAAACAACCCGTTCCATCAAGAGTCCAACCTATCAACCAGTAATCATACCACCTCCAACTTGCTTTTTATTAGCCCATGCCCCCCAAATAACTCCTAACCTAGTCAAATCGAAAACCGCACACACTAGTCCCCACAacccacacccaaaaaaaaaaaatgaaaatttagatTTTGCATCAAGCTCAAGGTAAATCATGTCTAGCCTATATCAAATCTTCAATCCCGAAGAACAATGAACAATGTCAAAGCATGTTAACTATATGTTAGAGATTGTCAAGGACATGTCCAAAAGCATAGCAAGGATGCAAGATTTTTTGGATCAAATGATAGAGGTCTTCGATAAACAATCCAATATACTTTTAGAACTCAAAGAACAATCAAAAGATCAAGGATCCCATGAAATTTCGGAGAATCAAAGTGATGTGCTCCAAGCATCACCAACAATTCAAGAAAGTAATACGTTGGAGGGTGCACTTTCtataaaaattgagtttgaagatCAAAGGTTCATTGAAGTGGAAAACATTGATCAAAGGGATCTTTTCACGAATTCAAATAAGCCGATCTCAATCCCACACACTGAATTCGTCATTTCTGATGAGTTCAAGGGTATGAAAAGCAAGATATTTTTGTTTCTAGTGCTCACAAAAATGGTTAAAGAATTGGTGCAAGTCTCCATGGTCATAATTTTCCTTCAACACTTCAAAATTCGAGGCCAAGTATTCTCCAACCAATGTGAACAAGGGTTAATTTCTATGTTGCAGAATCTTGAGGACAAGATTCATCCAAAGGGGAAGGGAATGTTGTGTCCCAAGGCCAAATGGCAAATAATTTTGAAGtaattgaaaaagtttgaatttgaatagaattctaataaaattatgatGTAGATTAGGATGAGGATTAggatttaatttcaatttgtatttaaatttaaataggaGTTGGATCCTATGTTTTAGGACTTGGTTGTAATGAAACTTATCTCCTCACTAGTACTTATGTACGTAGGAATTATGAATGAAGTAAgcaaaaaattaaccaaaaaatgtATATTTCCTCTCTCAAGTTCAGAAGATTAGTCATCTCAAATTGACTATACTATCTTTCAATTATCTCAATTCACAATATTACCATCCACAAATGTCCTTAACAAATTAATTGAACACAAATTTAAACACTCAAAAGCCAAACCAACGTCAAAATCCCATTTGCACAAAATCAACAAGACTTTGGTAGCTTTTTTGTATACATGTGTTTAATAACGTACATGCCGCAATCATACAAGACTTTGGTAGATTTAAATCAAAGTAAGTAACACGAAAACTATTGGTATTTGGATCATCCTAaactttaaaacttaaaaccaGCCACAAAAACTTTCAAATATGCAAACGTGTCTAAAATTGAACTTATTCCACGTGGCTATTATCTAAAGGTACAAAATCCAACCATCTCGTACACCACACATCATCCCAAGGCTTACAACAAAAGACCCAAATTTCCAAACTAGATAAAATCCTTCATCACATCCACACAACACAAATTTCCCTCCTTAAAAACCTTAACCACCCCCCATTGCATAACTAGAAAATTCATTTGCATATCACCcccaaaaaaagcaaaattcatCCAACGGCCCAAAATGGGTTGCACCACTTCCAAGCCCAATCAAATCAAGGCAACCGTCGATGTGTACCGACCAGCTCCCACGAGCTTTGCAGTCTTCGACATCAACGCCATCCAAGAGCCCTGGCTCATGATCGACCATAAGCCTCAGGAGcaccaagaaaaagaagataagcCCTCGCACGTGCCAGTCCCtattctcgaaaagcttcacaCGCTCGAAAAATCCGACTCCCCTCTCTCCTGGGACGAAGTCAGCAAATCCGTATTGTCGGACCTCAAGCCCAAACCCGAGCCCAACACTAAACCCGTTTTCACGTCAGTAAAAGCTGAACCGGCTCCACCCAATAAGAACGCGCCACGTAAGAGCATGTCTTTTCACACGGTGGAAGAACTCGACGCCAAGGCGAAGAAGAAGCTAACAACTCCTAATAATAAACCGGTCGAGTTGAGAAAGACCGAGTCGATGCGGGCTGAGTCGACCCGGACGGAGTGGACTCAGTCCGAGTCGGTGAGTTTGAGGTCTGTGAAGGAGAATATATTCGTGGTGAGGGATAggatggagagagaaagagaagggaaAGTGGCGAGTTTCAATAAGTGGGACCCACTGAGCGAGTTCCCAGAGAAGTGTCCCAAAAACGGTGGGGCCGACTCGGTGGTTCTCTACACGACGTCGTTGCGAGGAGTTCGTCGCACGTACGAGGAGTGTAACCGTGCGAGGACGATTTTCGAAACTCACCGAGTCGTGTTTGACGAGCGAGACGTGTCGTTACACTCCGAGTTTAGGACCGAGTTGAAGGAGTTGCTGGGCGAGTCTGACTCGGTGAGTGTGCCGAGGGTGTTTGTGAAGGGAAGGTATATTGGGGGAGTGGAGGAACTGGTTGAGTTAAACGAGTCGGGTCGACTCGGGAAGATACTGAGTTACGCACGTGTGGAGAGAGGGGTGGGGAGGCAAGCGTGTGAGGGGTGTGGGGGTATGAGGTTTGTGCCGTGTTTGGAGTGTAGTGGGAGTTGTAAGGTTTTGAAGAATGGGGATAGGGAGAGGTGTGAGAAATGTAATGAGAATGGGTTAGTGCAATGTCCAGCTTGTAATTAGGAGAGAGTTGGTGGGTTGATTGTAATGGGCCGTGACGTAAAGACGAATGTCTTAAATTATATCTctcacattttatatatatatatatatatatatatatatggagttTTTGGAATATCACATGAGTAAGGAGTAGGATAGTTTAGCCAAGGGTTGAAACACTGTCTTTATATCCAAAATATTTACATAGggtttgattttagtttttgaaaaaaaaaatatgaaaaatcaaaaccgtaaaaaatttgagaaattggGGTTTTGGTGGGTATTGTAGGTTGTAACTATTGTTACTAACGTATAAGGAATGGGTTATGGCTAGAAAATTGTTGATGTTTGCAGTGTAATTTAACGATGACCAGCTCGAATTTATGAATGGGCTTGGCAAAGATATTAGGGTACTCTAGGAAGTTAAAAGCTGAAGTTTCTTCCCTGTTGGCTATGTATTTTCACGCATTTGTGGGTTATTTAACTTTGATGTGTGTCAGTTTAGAACTTCTaataaaatgtatacttgttgatgtctctattttctttgtaagttaCTCAACTAATATCTTATCTTATCTTCTTTGTTGAtgtctttattttctttgtaagttaCTCAACTAATATCTTATCTTATCTTCTTCATTGAAAATATCAAGTGGTCTTTATTGAGCTAGAAAATTCTTAGCTACTGGAGGAAATATAATACCTTAAAACTCATCatttagagaaaaagaagatgacAACAATTCAAGAAACATATTTACATTATGTGGTGAATCATGCTTGTGCAATGCATggcttaattaaaaattataggtaaattaattgaaattatattagTAATTAGTAAGCaagttgaaattttaataaagttttaccgaaaataaattaaaaattttaatgagtcaatgacaaaaagaaaaagaaaaaggatgtaCTATATGCATGTATCAAATCACTTGGCACACGCACATTACGTGGAGTgtaaattttaccattttaaaacataaaattatgaaatataactgaattaactaaaattaatattaattttttatttaaattatttaaaactttTCGTAATAAAATTCTAAGGTCCTGTTTGATTGTGTGgttcaaacacatattttcacattttaaacaactttacacatatttcaacacatttttttacccacacatatattaaaaaacactcaaaaaaacattactcaaactcctccACTAAACAGGCcctaaatttcttaaaactaaGGTTATAGAGTTTTATGTAGACTAAATTACTAGTACTTTTGataacaaaattttagttcaatagaattttatattttttgaaacttttaggTAATAGAGCTTTTTATTGTGGGCCTTTTTATGTTGAAGTGGCCTAGGCTGCCTCCTATGGTATTGGGCCCGAGTATTTTGAGTATgggagttgagaccggtccaatTGCAACTCAacttggtccggcttgtgcgcaaactatgcCTCGTCTGCTAGGAGTACACTTACGGTGGGTAGAACTATTTCAGATGGGTTACGGCAGACAGAtatgataataacaataaaataaaatactttgaGATTTTTATTAAGGTAAACAAATAATCCCTACTTAAGAAAATGATAATCACAgtttaacaacaattattttataagaaaagtaaggAGAACAAGTGGGTAGTATATGAGTTGATTAAGAGAGGAAATAAATCAGATCAAGTCTAATCCGCAGGACCAAAACCAGAGAGGgaagaacgcctcttctcaaagtgaataatctcTCAAGGAGATCCTGTCGtgaaaattaatcactttgagggaagCAGACCTGAATGGTTACACAAGAACACCCTTTGTTTCCAACAGAGAGCAAgattttgagagggagagagggaatcaacctATTAGTGCATACCTGCCGTTCTAACTCTctatcctttttctttccttcttttctaatattccccttttcttatcttttttttctttcttaatccttgttttctatttcctgGTTTTCAAGTTTCCAATACTGTGGTGCTTGTTCTCCCCTTGTTCCTGTACACGGCAAGGGCctctttatagtgcctgccgtgaccggattttactattttagcccttaaccacTTTTGTCTAGTTTGGCCAGTCTGGGTGTACCTACCAACCACCACTAGTTCGTCTGTATGCCACTCCCCATcaccaaataaaagaaaactattttgtttgtttgtctgccgtggcaccctttcctgctatGGTATGGGTGTCTTCTTTCTCCTTATCTCTCATGGCATGCatctagtggttccaactcagttTTGCCCCTTTgagtggtatgtcatcccagcaggacacttCCCCAAAAGAGCCCTAGCAGGAACCTCaaaataggttttcccctctccccactgCCAAAACATGCCCTCTTACCTttgacccatgacctcaccgtgtcttgtattggctgggtacatgCTGGTGAagtctgggccttgcgcgtgcctctCTTCCACGTATGTCCAAaatctgcctgctgctcatgcgtctgtCCTGGTTAGCCTGCACAGTTTGCCGTCcatttttaaccattttttggtttccctttcctttatggCTTGCCCTATTTAGGACTGGGCCTTGCTTGATGGTGGGCTTTACTTTTTCTTCAGTCTACCCTTTTTCCCGCTACCATCTCCTGTCATACCATTCTATCATTCCTGTTGCGAAGTTGCTTTGCCTCAATCTAGCTGGGTCTCCTTGGGCCTATCGTTTATTCTTCTCCTAATGGCCCAGCAAGGCCATTGGTTCTATTGTTACATCACTAGCAGGCTCCTGTGTCtcatttgttttcccttgggTGTCCCGGGCCCGTTTGCCTCGCTTGGACTTCCTCAGCCcttttcttaactttgcatcaccatgggcttttactgaattctttgggcttccccggcccaattaCATAATtcctcatccttggggttcatgggcttgctattaaccccttactttctttgcttttattACTTTGAGCCTACTGTgacccattctcacttttccacatcatatactgcccatggtttgctttttctctctttccgggctcCTTTAAGCCCATCTACCTCCTCAAGGCCCATTTATTTATCTCATAGgcctatgatccattattcctgctgcttgggcttaatgggtttttttATCCGTTTGCCAACTCTTTTCTGTCCATGTTGCTGGGCTTCTCCCTTCCACTTGGGCTTCTGAAATGGCCATCAacactttttataaaaaataaggccaaaatgcaaaactaaAAGTTTCaccttttgtcatttcagtcttctaagtttcagttttttcatttcagtcgtCTAAGTTTCAAATATAGTTAGTTCAATTCTCTATTAGTTTTATGTTAAGTGCTACCGTCTATTATCCAAAACGATGtcgttttggattttttttaataaatttcttaaattaaaaaaaactaaaaaacgttaattaaaaaaataataataataactaagggGATCGACATTGTTCCCCTATCCActgaaaaaccaaataaatccCCACCCCCACCCACCGATACGATACGCTAGCTTCAAATGAAACCGATatctgagaaaaaaaatgttaaaccaATTTATTAGTTCATTTATTGATTCTAAGTATATGGTTTATAATCACACTCGTTGTTAGATTTAGAGTATAATCACACTAAGTTGGATGTTGTTAGGGCAAAATGAATTGATCCcttgcaattaattaattaattatccaagttaattaattagatcaaatttcatgcaatagcGTGagagtacaaacaaatcactaaattATCTAAACacagcgaaaaataaatttgacacaggtgatttgtttacgaatgaggaaaaccaccaaggcaaaaccccatcgggtgattttaaggtcaccactcccaagaatccactattatcaattaCAAAcgattacaagtataaggaatcttactaaaccctttggcctatcctaaaataccaacctacagttgaacccttaccccaatacccaattggacttgtattgtagcggcaatctTTCTGTTTATTGCACaaatcctagtacatgactaaccaatgatgcatggatcccaatacgtgactaacttcAGCAACTTGaaaagattgttggctgcaaagtccttcagttcatcaacaatgaagatcaggaagctccttggtcataAAACTCTTGGCataaagacgcagtagcttctttagagagaataatgaactcGGGCACTTTCTGCATATGTTCTCTATGTATGACGACCTTtgaaataattcttatatatgtctagaattgtgagaaaagaaaccttatacaaatatacaatcatgggccgaaaatcagatctagAATTTCTAATTTCGTAAGTCTCGACAGAAACAGCTTGTGTCAagcttctgtcgagctttagtGAGTAGCTCTTTCTTCACTTGTTCCTTAATCAGATCttcatgactttaacacttgactttaacaacatgtttcttgaagtcttaAACTCATtctagatttacccaattacaagtaaagtgcattttgtcaaaggattagccaattacattaaatatgtccctaacagaTGCATAGGTGACAATAGAGGTTGGAGCTGTCGCTGTTATAAGGTATATGAAGGATGGCATCAAAGTTGCTAGGTTAGTAATGGAGCATACAAAACACACTTTGATTGTTGGAGAGCAGGCCTCAGCGTTTGCCATTTCAATGGGTCTTCCAGGACCCACAAACCTTAGTCCATCTGAGTCTATGGCAAAGTGGAGTAAATGGAAGGAAAATAGCTGCCAaccaaatttttggaaaaatgttgTACTTGTCAATGGTTGTGGCCCATATCATCAAGGTTTCTCTTTACCCAATTTCAGTTACCTTAGCCCCTCAAATTTTTCAGATATCGGTTTCATCTAAGCTAGGGTATCATATCGATGGCGGGGTGGGGATtccttagtttttttaaaaaaaactaacgttttttttaattaaaaaaaaaaaatccaaaatgacGTCATTTTGGTTAGTAGGCGGCAGCACTTAATAGAAGCTTAACGGGGGATTGAATTGACTatatttaaaacttaaagaactgaaatttagaggactgaaatgataAAATGTTACTTAAAGggtcaattttgcattttggcAACAAAATAATTAGGTAATGGTGCTTTTGATAGAATAAACTATTGGTAATAGAGTTTaattgtagaaaacctatcttaATAATTAATGTGAGAATAGAAATTTGTCATATAGAGAAGATAGTCACTTGATGCAACTACAACTTCTagaacccaacttttattttcattaaaaaaaattattatatagtatatgatatgattatataattttagtatCACTTGAGGGAATATCACTAAATTATATCACTTGAGGGAATAGTATCACttgatataattaaattatatcatatatgattatatagtatattatatcatatactatatactaTATTCTTCTAGAAATTtaacttaaattatttattttgttggtaaATAGAAGTCAACCTAAGAGGCCAAGACCCTCAACATAATTAaggttaaattataaattataacatttaaGTTTGACctattttcaatttaatttatgaaatttttatttttatccatTCCGTCCTTCAacttttatttgtttctaaTGTAGTTTTTTCATCCAATTCACACCATTAAGTCCACCAAAACGAAGTTGTTTTAGAAgtagaaaatattaaaactaaTAGTGAGATTGAATGGaactagaaaaaataaataaattgaaaatatattaaattaaaggactaaaaaaaatttaaattttaagactAAATTGTATATaggttaaagtttttttttttttttgggggagagttaaatttgtaatttaaccaATAGTTAATGTAAAATTTCGCTATATTCTTTATCATTTAGGACAAAACAAGTAATAGTTTATGATGGTGTCAGCATGCTTTATTGAATTCTCTTAATGGTTTTGATTAATTGCTTATCATTTCTTTACATGCAGATTGTTTAAGTTTGATGTAAAACCCGGGAACATGTTTATACTGTTATACAGtctatttgataatatgtttgaGGAGCACATTAGGGATGTTGCAAAAATGTGTGCTGCTGAGCGATACAGAGATCCACAACAAGTGGCTTGGGCAGTAGCTGAGCATGCTTATTATATATCCTTGTACAGGAAGGCATGCACACCATTTATGCAAACTTCTTTGAATTctgaaagaaaattttccaGTAGTAAAGTTGATGATAAACCCTGCTTACATTATTGATGCTTAGGTCCTGCTTCATATGCCTTCACAGTTTTCAATCATGGTAGATAAAAGCAATGAAAATCTTGTAACTACATTAGATCAAACAGTGAATTAaaggtgtgttttttttttttttttaattaaaataaaaaagaagaataagttaTGGATGCTACTCTTGACACTGCCTGCCAATGTCAGCAATGGACAAGGAGTTTCACATTTTACACTAAGGAACCTCGCCTCAGATTGAATTTGCTCTACTACAATCAACACAGCATATGCTACAATTTTGAACTCAGCATAAGTTAAGGGAAAGAGAAGGAATAAGAGAAGACAAGAAAGATAGTTGATTCATTTAGAACTTTAATACGTGCTGTGCAATTTAGAAGGGCTACATTGATCTCAAAAGAGCTATGGCACTCCAGCAATTTAAAACATTACAGCATCTCAAGTTCTAAACAAAATGTTCTACCATCAGGAAACCAATATTATGCCCCATAAGCAAAGCCAAATCATTTGATTAGTTTGAAGATCACATTTCAAAATGGATGCAAAATATCTGTCTCCAGAAAACATTCTCACATCTGTGACTCCATCTTTTTAATGGCTTTCTCTATGGCAGGAACATTCTTCTTGAAGGTTGACCACTGCTCCTCTGTCAAGCTTATTCCTGAGGATACAAAAGAAGGGATAATTTTGTACAACCTTAAACTATCaaaatcttgaaaatttaaacataaatGGAAGAGCAAAAACAATCTAGCTCTGTGATTTCACATTAACATTCCGCATCACCAAGaggaaaataagaaaagatGATAGGTGAAGAAACACAAACCGTCATGAAAAACATACCAATGAAGAATAATAAAAGATGATATGGGAAAAACCACAAACAACTGTCAATTTTCAGACCAATAAAGGAAAAacgaaaagaaattaaaaatataaaatgtagcatatttttttaattataagcaAAAAGGACTGTATTCTAGTTAAATTCGATACTATAGAATGGACACATGCACGacttttttttggatgatgTGAAACCTCATCAGGTCCCTTTGAACCCACCCATGGGGAGTAGACCACAAATACACAACAGAATACTAGAGTTTCTAAAATGAACCAAACTTATACACGTTTCCATGGAACTTTCAATTATACCATAGGGATGTCACTATCCATCAAACAATATCAAAGAGACACTATCCAAGGGAAGTGTTG
This DNA window, taken from Quercus robur chromosome 2, dhQueRobu3.1, whole genome shotgun sequence, encodes the following:
- the LOC126713288 gene encoding uncharacterized protein LOC126713288 codes for the protein MGCTTSKPNQIKATVDVYRPAPTSFAVFDINAIQEPWLMIDHKPQEHQEKEDKPSHVPVPILEKLHTLEKSDSPLSWDEVSKSVLSDLKPKPEPNTKPVFTSVKAEPAPPNKNAPRKSMSFHTVEELDAKAKKKLTTPNNKPVELRKTESMRAESTRTEWTQSESVSLRSVKENIFVVRDRMEREREGKVASFNKWDPLSEFPEKCPKNGGADSVVLYTTSLRGVRRTYEECNRARTIFETHRVVFDERDVSLHSEFRTELKELLGESDSVSVPRVFVKGRYIGGVEELVELNESGRLGKILSYARVERGVGRQACEGCGGMRFVPCLECSGSCKVLKNGDRERCEKCNENGLVQCPACN